ACGGCGGATGAACGTACCGATCAGGCTGTCCGGCCCGTACCGCCCGGCAATCTCGTTCACCCGGTCCACGGGGTTCGTGGGGGTACCGTCCGGAGTCGTGTTCATGTCGCAGTAGCAGAGCGCGTCATTGAGGCTGGCCGGTTCCCGGGGAAACTCCGCTTCCAACTCCGCGCGCATGCCCCGCGCTTCGGCCTCCATCCATGAACACGAGTGGTGCGCCACCAGGTGCACGATCCGTTCGTCTGCCCGCGCTACGTCCCGCAGGTACCGCGCGCCGTCCAACGGATGAAAGCCCGTCTTGGCGAGGTCGGGCGCATAGCCGATGTCGTGCAGCAGCGCTGCCGCCTCCAACAGATCAGCGTCTTCCCCGAGGATTGGCGCGAGGGTTCGTGCTCTCTCCGCCACACCCTCCGAGTGACGCCACCGACGCGGCAGCGGCTCAGCAAGGAGCGATTCGGCAAGGGGGTGGGCCCACTCAGTCAGTCCCGTGGCACTCAAGCTACGAACTCTCCTCTCCATGGGGCAGGGCCCGCACCGTACGGAGCTTGCCCTGTCCTCCTTCTGACAGCAGCCCGGCCGCTTCCATCTTCTCCAGGGCCTTGCTGACCGTCAGCCTCGCGACGCCAAGTTCAGCACTCAGTGCGGAAGCACTCGGAAACGCTTCCCCCACCTTGAGCCCCCTATCCGTGATCAGGGCGGTAAGCCGTTCGGCCAATGGCCGGCGGTCCGTCGAGTCCCCGCTCCGGACCACGCGCCAGCGACCACCGGGTACCGCCTCCGCGCGGCCTTCTTCACGGAGTACCCCGAATGCCCGAATGACCACGCCCCGGGAAACGTCATGCGCTGCCATCACATCGGCGATCAGCGGCAGGTTCTCCATCTCCGGGTCAGCATCGATCTGCCCCTTCACCGCTTGCGCCACTGTGAGGTACGTCCCCCGGGCACTGGCCTGCTGCGACACTGGCTCTCCTTCTCCGCATGCCGTCGTCAGACGCAAGCCTCGCACGGGTTGCCCCGCAGGTGACAGCCTCAATGCGGTCCCGGCTCTACTCTCGGCTCCCGCCTCATTCATCACCGTCCGCGCTCGTTCATGGGGGTTCAGGATGGCTCCTTTGTATGGCTTGGATCATGGTTTTGGCCCTGAGGGGCCCGATGTTCTATCCCTGACTCCCGGTGCAAACCACCGATACAGCCGATGGCACCGGGACCGATCCGCCTCTACCCGCAGGGCCGCAGAACGCAGCGCGTACCGCTCGGACAGACGGAGTGTCCGGGTCCAGGGCTTCCCAAGTAGGACATGCGTCAACCGAGTCACGGAACGCAGCAAGGAAACCAGCCACAGAGCCGAGAATGAATTCAGCCAGGCCATCTCTCGCACTAGCCCCCCACCTGCGACAGAGCAACTGCGCCAGACACACAATTTGGCCATAGACCCCTCCAAGTCGCAGACCAATTCTGAACACCGGCCAGCAGGGCCGATTGGCGAAGACATCAAAACTCCCGACTGTCAATACCGTCGCCATTCCGCCATTCTTGATGGATCACACTCAAGCGCGACCAAGACGGAACCATTACCTGAACTCCGCTTGTAGGATTCCCCAGGTCACATTTTGTGATCACGGGGGGGGTGGGAGACATGGCCGGTCCGCTCAATTCGGAAAGTGGCCCTGCTGAACAGCTCTTGGAGCACAAGACGGCGATCCTGGAACTACAATCCCAGATCCAGAGCAGGAAGCGCGAACTCCGAACCCTGTACGGCGCCAGATTTATCGCAGTGTTCTCATTCGTCGCAATCTATGTTGCAACTACGGCAACATGGCGCGCAGTCGATATGGCCAACGTCAACAGGATCGCAATACCACTGGCCGGCCTGTGTGGGCTTTGCGCGATATACCTAGGCCGCAAAGAGAGACGCCGTACGACAGAAACGCATCACGAGGAGGGGACGAACCAAACGGAACGGAACTCGATTCGGAAGCTTGAACTGAATCTTGAGATTGCCGAAGAACATCGGCTCCTCCACGCGTTCACTCTCGGGGTACCTGTAGAGCAGCGTCAGTTCTCGTACAAGGATTCACTCCCAAAGGAGCTCGACCAGCTAAGAACGGACGCACAACACTATCGAAGACTCCACAACGCGTTTCAGTCTGTCATCATCCTTGGCTCCCTTGGAACTACCACTGCTGCAAGCCTGGCCGAAACTCCGTCGTATCTGAAATGGGTAACTGTCGGCCTCAGTTTTGCAGTCGGGGCCTCGGCAGGGTTCACGGGGTACTTCAAGTACCGCGAGCGGAGCTTCTACCTGCAACAGACCGCTGATGCGATAGAGCAACACACCGCAGCGTTTGAGCTCGGTATCCCTCCGTACGCCGGAGGAGATGAAATGGACAACCTGTCGAAGCTGACGAAGGAGGTTGAGTCACTCCGCGTCGAGCAGCGCAAACGGGAACAGCAACTGGACCAGCCGCATGAAGGTCGCGACGGGACCGTCTGAAGTATTCCAGCGAACAGGGGGATCTGATCCTATGCAGCGCACTACGAAACGATGGCTCCTGTCGCCACTGACTCAATGGCGCGCACAGAGGTTCACGAAACAACAGGGTGCCGGGATGGACGTTCAGACTGCCTGGGTACTTGTACGACTAAGAAGGAACCCAGCCGAGGCGGATTATGCACTGTCCGAAAGCGCGCTACCCGTCAGCGCGGACTCTGGAGTTCGGTTCGACGAATGGTCCACCCTGCCGAACAGCGAAATAAGACGACGCGGAAAGTGGCTCGCCCGTCACGGCAAATCTCCTTTCCAACTCCTCGAGATAAGCAGCGACTTTATAGTTCGCGCGGGCATCGAGGTGACAGACTGGGGTACGCCACCGGACGATTTAGTTCGTCCGTAAAATTCCCAATCGCACCGATAGACCCAAGCGTTCGAACCGAAGACCCACTCGCCCCCTTCACCCTCTGAAAATCTTCGACACCTTTTCACTATTCTCGCACTTGCTGGCCGCTTCCCGCCAAACGTCCCGTTGATGCGCGCGATCTTCCGGCGGGATTGAGCTGTACCATCGTGAAACAAGTATTCGGATATCTTCATCCATACCCCATTCGACGCACTTGCTGACAAGCTTTACGACTTCGTCAGCGGACCTCAGGCCGAAGAGGTGCAGGATCCTGATCCGAATAGGTGTGTCATTTTCCTCAGTGAGTTTACGCAGCCAGAGGAAGACACTCGTCGCGCCCATTAATTCGGTCCACGCCACTAGCGCCGACCGAAGAACTCCATAGAGAGGACCCCCACTCTTCCACCTGTCATAAAGATAGAAGAACTCCTCCGAAGACTTCGACGTACTAAGGCTCGCTGCAAGATTCTGCTGAGTCAAGTAATCCGAAGAGTCCACCACGAGGATCGATTCGACGATATTTGCGCTAAATTCCGCAGACCTAAATCGGATTGCATCATCCAACAATCTGGCAGCATCAAATTGGCGCCTAAGGCCTCGGCTGAGAAGTCCCCAGAGGGCGACGATCTCGCTTTCCGAAAAATGTGCCGCAGCCAAGGTAAGGGTGCGCGCCGCGTCATGATATCGC
The sequence above is drawn from the Streptomyces sp. NBC_01465 genome and encodes:
- a CDS encoding HD domain-containing protein — encoded protein: MSATGLTEWAHPLAESLLAEPLPRRWRHSEGVAERARTLAPILGEDADLLEAAALLHDIGYAPDLAKTGFHPLDGARYLRDVARADERIVHLVAHHSCSWMEAEARGMRAELEAEFPREPASLNDALCYCDMNTTPDGTPTNPVDRVNEIAGRYGPDSLIGTFIRRAEPEILASTARVLDRLAAVERQPI
- a CDS encoding GntR family transcriptional regulator; amino-acid sequence: MSQQASARGTYLTVAQAVKGQIDADPEMENLPLIADVMAAHDVSRGVVIRAFGVLREEGRAEAVPGGRWRVVRSGDSTDRRPLAERLTALITDRGLKVGEAFPSASALSAELGVARLTVSKALEKMEAAGLLSEGGQGKLRTVRALPHGEESS
- a CDS encoding DUF4231 domain-containing protein; translated protein: MAGPLNSESGPAEQLLEHKTAILELQSQIQSRKRELRTLYGARFIAVFSFVAIYVATTATWRAVDMANVNRIAIPLAGLCGLCAIYLGRKERRRTTETHHEEGTNQTERNSIRKLELNLEIAEEHRLLHAFTLGVPVEQRQFSYKDSLPKELDQLRTDAQHYRRLHNAFQSVIILGSLGTTTAASLAETPSYLKWVTVGLSFAVGASAGFTGYFKYRERSFYLQQTADAIEQHTAAFELGIPPYAGGDEMDNLSKLTKEVESLRVEQRKREQQLDQPHEGRDGTV